One region of Clavibacter michiganensis subsp. tessellarius genomic DNA includes:
- the fusA gene encoding elongation factor G, with amino-acid sequence MAQDVLTDLNKVRNIGIMAHIDAGKTTTTERILFYTGITHKIGEVHDGAATMDWMAQEQERGITITSAATTCFWNKNQINIIDTPGHVDFTVEVERSLRVLDGAVAVFDGKEGVEPQSETVWRQADKYDVPRICFVNKMDKLGADFYFTVDTIVNRLGAKPLVIQLPIGAESGFEGVIDLVEMRALTWRGDSKGDVELGAKYEIEEIPADLQDKADEYRAKLLETVAETDDALLEKYFGGEELTVAEIKAAIRKLTVNSEIYPVLCGSAFKNRGVQPMLDAVIDYLPSPLDVPPMEGHDVRDEEKIIIRKPDATEPFSALAFKVAVHPFFGRLTYVRVYSGTIAGGSQVINSTKGKKERIGKIFQMHSNKENPVDSVTAGHIYAVIGLKDTTTGDTLCDPSEQIVLESMTFPEPVIEVAIEPKTKADQEKLGVAIQKLAEEDPTFRTEQNQETGQTVIKGMGELHLDILVDRMKREFNVEANVGKPQVAYRETIRGTVDKHDFTHKKQTGGSGQFAKIQIKIEPMEVTAEKTYEFDNKVTGGRVPREYIPSVDAGIQDALQVGVLAGYPMVGVKATLLDGAAHDVDSSEMAFKIAGSMAFKEAARKAKPVLLEPLMAVEVRTPEEYMGDVIGDLNSRRGQIQAMEDASGVKVITANVPLSEMFGYVGDLRSKTSGRAVYSMSFGSYAEVPKAVADEIVQKNKGE; translated from the coding sequence GTGGCACAGGACGTGCTCACCGACCTGAACAAGGTCCGCAACATCGGCATCATGGCTCACATCGATGCCGGCAAGACCACCACCACCGAGCGCATCCTGTTCTACACGGGCATCACTCACAAGATCGGCGAGGTCCACGACGGCGCCGCCACGATGGACTGGATGGCCCAGGAGCAGGAGCGCGGCATCACGATCACGTCCGCCGCGACGACGTGCTTCTGGAACAAGAACCAGATCAACATCATCGACACCCCCGGGCACGTCGACTTCACCGTCGAGGTGGAGCGTTCGCTCCGCGTCCTCGACGGCGCGGTCGCCGTGTTCGACGGCAAGGAGGGCGTCGAGCCCCAGTCCGAGACGGTGTGGCGCCAGGCCGACAAGTACGACGTGCCGCGCATCTGCTTCGTCAACAAGATGGACAAGCTCGGCGCGGACTTCTACTTCACGGTCGACACCATCGTGAACCGCCTCGGCGCCAAGCCGCTGGTCATCCAGCTGCCCATCGGCGCGGAGAGCGGCTTCGAGGGCGTCATCGACCTGGTCGAGATGCGCGCGCTCACGTGGCGCGGCGACTCCAAGGGAGACGTCGAGCTCGGTGCGAAGTACGAGATCGAGGAGATCCCCGCGGACCTCCAGGACAAGGCGGACGAGTACCGGGCCAAGCTGCTCGAGACCGTCGCCGAGACCGACGACGCGCTGCTCGAGAAGTACTTCGGCGGCGAGGAGCTGACGGTGGCGGAGATCAAGGCCGCCATCCGCAAGCTCACCGTCAACAGCGAGATCTACCCCGTGCTGTGCGGCTCCGCGTTCAAGAACCGCGGCGTCCAGCCGATGCTCGACGCGGTGATCGACTACCTCCCCAGCCCGCTCGACGTGCCCCCCATGGAGGGCCACGACGTGCGCGACGAGGAGAAGATCATCATCCGCAAGCCCGACGCGACCGAGCCGTTCTCGGCTCTCGCGTTCAAGGTCGCGGTGCACCCGTTCTTCGGTCGCCTCACGTACGTCCGGGTCTACTCGGGCACCATCGCGGGCGGCTCGCAGGTCATCAACTCGACCAAGGGCAAGAAGGAGCGCATCGGCAAGATCTTCCAGATGCACTCCAACAAGGAGAACCCGGTCGACTCGGTCACCGCCGGTCACATCTACGCGGTCATCGGCCTCAAGGACACGACCACGGGCGACACGCTCTGCGACCCGAGCGAGCAGATCGTGCTCGAGTCCATGACGTTCCCCGAGCCCGTCATCGAGGTCGCGATCGAGCCGAAGACGAAGGCCGACCAGGAGAAGCTGGGTGTCGCCATCCAGAAGCTCGCCGAGGAGGACCCGACCTTCCGCACGGAGCAGAACCAGGAGACCGGTCAGACGGTCATCAAGGGCATGGGCGAGCTCCACCTCGACATCCTGGTCGACCGCATGAAGCGCGAGTTCAACGTCGAGGCGAACGTCGGCAAGCCGCAGGTCGCGTACCGCGAGACCATCCGCGGCACGGTCGACAAGCACGACTTCACGCACAAGAAGCAGACGGGTGGTTCCGGCCAGTTCGCCAAGATTCAGATCAAGATCGAGCCCATGGAGGTGACCGCGGAGAAGACCTACGAGTTCGACAACAAGGTCACCGGCGGTCGCGTCCCGCGGGAGTACATCCCCTCGGTCGACGCGGGCATCCAGGACGCGCTCCAGGTCGGCGTCCTCGCCGGCTACCCGATGGTCGGCGTGAAGGCGACGCTGCTCGACGGCGCCGCGCACGACGTCGACTCCTCGGAGATGGCGTTCAAGATCGCCGGCTCGATGGCCTTCAAGGAGGCCGCGCGCAAGGCGAAGCCCGTGCTGCTCGAGCCGCTCATGGCCGTCGAGGTCCGCACGCCCGAGGAGTACATGGGCGACGTGATCGGCGATCTGAACTCCCGGCGCGGGCAGATCCAGGCGATGGAGGACGCCAGCGGTGTGAAGGTCATCACCGCGAACGTCCCCCTGTCGGAGATGTTCGGCTACGTCGGCGACCTGAGGAGCAAGACCTCGGGCCGCGCGGTGTACTCGATGAGCTTCGGCAGCTACGCCGAGGTCCCGAAGGCTGTCGCCGACGAGATCGTCCAGAAGAACAAGGGCGAGTAG
- the rpsG gene encoding 30S ribosomal protein S7, with the protein MPRKGPAPKRPVVADPVYGAPIVSQLVNKILLDGKKGLAEKIVYDALAGVAAKNGQDAVVTLKKALDNVRPALEVRSRRVGGSTYQVPIEVKPHRANTLALRWLTTYAKSRREKTMTERLTNEILDASNGLGAAVKRREDTHKMAESNKAFAHYRW; encoded by the coding sequence ATGCCTCGCAAGGGTCCCGCCCCCAAGCGCCCTGTCGTCGCAGATCCCGTCTACGGTGCGCCGATCGTCAGCCAGCTCGTCAACAAGATCCTGCTCGACGGCAAGAAGGGCCTCGCCGAGAAGATCGTCTACGACGCCCTCGCCGGCGTCGCCGCGAAGAACGGCCAGGACGCCGTCGTCACGCTGAAGAAGGCGCTCGACAACGTCCGCCCGGCCCTCGAGGTCCGCTCGCGCCGCGTGGGTGGCTCCACCTACCAGGTGCCGATCGAGGTCAAGCCGCACCGCGCGAACACCCTCGCGCTCCGCTGGCTCACGACGTACGCCAAGTCGCGTCGCGAGAAGACGATGACCGAGCGTCTCACCAACGAGATCCTCGACGCGTCCAACGGCCTCGGTGCCGCGGTCAAGCGCCGCGAGGACACCCACAAGATGGCCGAGTCGAACAAGGCGTTCGCGCACTACCGCTGGTAG
- the rpsL gene encoding 30S ribosomal protein S12 encodes MPTIQQLVRKGRTPKVVKTKAPALKANPQQRGVCTRVYTTTPKKPNSALRKVARVKLSNGQEVTAYIPGEGHNLQEHSMVLVRGGRVKDLPGVRYKIVRGALDTQAVKNRKQARSRYGAKMEKK; translated from the coding sequence GTGCCAACCATCCAGCAGCTGGTCCGCAAGGGCCGCACGCCCAAGGTCGTCAAGACCAAGGCGCCCGCCCTGAAGGCCAACCCCCAGCAGCGCGGCGTCTGCACCCGCGTCTACACGACCACGCCGAAGAAGCCGAACTCGGCCCTCCGCAAGGTCGCGCGCGTCAAGCTCAGCAACGGCCAGGAGGTCACGGCCTACATCCCCGGTGAGGGCCACAACCTCCAGGAGCACTCCATGGTGCTCGTCCGCGGCGGTCGCGTGAAGGACCTCCCCGGCGTGCGCTACAAGATCGTCCGCGGCGCGCTCGACACCCAGGCCGTGAAGAACCGCAAGCAGGCTCGCAGCCGGTACGGCGCGAAGATGGAGAAGAAGTAA
- a CDS encoding DUF6121 family protein produces MIPLLAAVMHVALVVCLFGFVALFGGDDVIPERDAGVLLGPVMVVAATLVFAGGLIRTTREADRERRIPVVAVLGWGVAAWLAYGILGGALYLLGGADVFASLAFAGRHLVDPFGIAVLGVSALLGLGAVALAARGPSSTV; encoded by the coding sequence GTGATCCCCCTCCTGGCCGCCGTGATGCACGTCGCCCTCGTCGTGTGCCTCTTCGGCTTCGTCGCCCTCTTCGGCGGTGACGACGTGATCCCCGAGCGCGACGCCGGCGTGCTGCTGGGCCCGGTCATGGTGGTCGCGGCCACCCTCGTCTTCGCCGGCGGCCTGATCCGCACCACGCGGGAGGCGGACCGCGAGCGCCGGATCCCCGTGGTCGCCGTCCTCGGCTGGGGCGTCGCCGCGTGGCTCGCCTACGGGATACTCGGCGGCGCGCTCTACCTCCTCGGCGGGGCCGACGTCTTCGCGAGCCTCGCGTTCGCCGGTCGGCACCTCGTGGATCCGTTCGGCATCGCCGTGCTCGGGGTGTCCGCGCTCCTCGGCCTCGGGGCCGTCGCGCTGGCGGCTCGCGGCCCCTCGTCCACCGTTTGA
- a CDS encoding amino acid ABC transporter ATP-binding protein, with the protein MSPTDPAPAAPRAPGEPVLTVRGLRKSFGDNEVLRSIDLEVRRGGVTALIGPSGSGKTTVLRSLNGLEVPEAGVVEVAAADADSRAGTTGPLRVDFGAKPRPRELLALRDRSAMVFQQYNLFPHRTVLENVIEGPVQVQRRPVAEATREAEELLARVGLADKRDQHPFQLSGGQQQRVGIVRALALRPQILLFDEPTSALDPELVGEVLSVIKELADESWTMVIVTHELAFARQVADEVVFMDGGVVVERGHPSQLLQHPAEERTRRFLQRLLEPF; encoded by the coding sequence ATGTCGCCCACTGATCCCGCGCCCGCCGCGCCGCGTGCGCCCGGCGAGCCCGTGCTCACCGTGCGGGGCCTCCGCAAGTCGTTCGGCGACAACGAGGTGCTCCGCTCCATCGACCTCGAGGTGCGCCGCGGCGGCGTGACCGCGCTCATCGGCCCGAGCGGCTCCGGCAAGACGACGGTGCTCCGGTCCCTCAACGGCCTCGAGGTGCCCGAGGCGGGCGTCGTGGAGGTGGCCGCCGCCGACGCGGACTCTCGCGCCGGCACCACCGGCCCGCTCCGCGTGGACTTCGGCGCGAAGCCGCGCCCCCGCGAGCTCCTCGCCCTCCGCGACCGCTCCGCCATGGTCTTCCAGCAGTACAACCTGTTCCCGCACCGCACCGTGCTGGAGAACGTCATCGAGGGCCCGGTCCAGGTGCAGCGCCGGCCCGTCGCGGAGGCGACGCGCGAGGCGGAGGAGCTGCTCGCCCGGGTCGGCCTCGCCGACAAGCGCGACCAGCACCCGTTCCAGCTCTCCGGCGGCCAGCAGCAGCGCGTGGGCATCGTGCGCGCGCTCGCGCTGCGGCCGCAGATCCTGCTCTTCGACGAGCCGACGTCCGCGCTCGACCCGGAGCTCGTGGGCGAGGTGCTGAGCGTCATCAAGGAGCTCGCCGACGAGTCCTGGACCATGGTGATCGTGACGCACGAGCTCGCGTTCGCGCGCCAGGTCGCGGACGAGGTCGTCTTCATGGACGGCGGGGTCGTGGTGGAGCGCGGCCACCCGTCGCAGCTGCTCCAGCATCCGGCCGAGGAGCGCACGCGCCGCTTCCTCCAGCGCCTCCTCGAGCCCTTCTAG
- a CDS encoding amino acid ABC transporter permease, translating into MSREWDLILSSFGPLALETIRGTIPLALVTFVLGLVIALGIALMRLYGNRLVSAIARFYISVVRGTPLLVQLFVIFYGLPAIGVVLPPWPSAVIALSVNVGGYAAEIIRASILSVPRGQWEAGHTIGMSRAMTLRRVIVPQAARVSVPPLSNTFISLVKDTSLTSTILVTELFRQSQQIAAVTGEFMILYLEAALIYWLVCLVLSFAQTRLERRLDRYVAH; encoded by the coding sequence ATGTCGAGGGAATGGGACCTGATCCTGTCGTCCTTCGGGCCGCTCGCGCTCGAGACGATCCGGGGCACCATCCCCCTGGCGCTCGTCACGTTCGTCCTCGGGCTCGTGATCGCCCTGGGCATCGCGCTGATGCGCCTCTACGGCAACCGCCTGGTGTCCGCGATCGCCCGGTTCTACATCTCGGTCGTCCGCGGCACGCCCCTGCTGGTGCAGCTGTTCGTGATCTTCTACGGCCTGCCGGCGATCGGCGTCGTGCTGCCGCCGTGGCCGAGCGCGGTGATCGCCCTCTCGGTGAACGTCGGCGGGTACGCGGCCGAGATCATCCGGGCGTCGATCCTGTCGGTGCCCCGCGGGCAGTGGGAGGCCGGCCACACCATCGGCATGTCGCGCGCCATGACGCTGCGCCGCGTCATCGTGCCGCAGGCGGCGCGCGTGTCAGTGCCCCCGCTGTCGAACACCTTCATCAGCCTCGTGAAGGACACGTCGCTCACCTCGACCATCCTGGTCACCGAGCTCTTCCGGCAGTCGCAGCAGATCGCGGCCGTCACGGGCGAGTTCATGATCCTGTACCTCGAGGCGGCGCTGATCTACTGGCTGGTCTGCCTCGTCCTGTCGTTCGCGCAGACCCGCCTCGAGAGGAGGCTCGACCGGTATGTCGCCCACTGA